Proteins co-encoded in one Aspergillus fumigatus Af293 chromosome 6, whole genome shotgun sequence genomic window:
- a CDS encoding glycoside hydrolase family 92 protein: MASSWSKGVPLAVLSALVASTFVHGHQNRDSNFDVLDYVDPLIGTSNGGHSFAGATLPFGMAKAVADTQGENQAGFAYDTQVVTGFSHMHDSGTGGSPSLGNFPLFAHASCPGDDLNQCKWQQPDRAVAWVPNSPKARPGYFSIALENGVNAEMTVTNRSALYRFKFSGASGPLSPVILVDLIDLPQSRTNGTASVDPLTGRLTGNGTFNPSFGIGSYVLHFCADFKGAELRDTGVWLKTRAGTNQTTVSVTPDGTNTASTLSAGTFARFHAPADKTILARVGVSFISVEQACSNAEREQPDFDFDGTVSAAEKAWREKLQVIEVDAESVSADLQKVFWSGVYRTMISPQDYTGENPLWQSEEPYYDSYYCIWDSYRGVHQLLTLLDPISQSRMIRSLVDIYRHEGYLPDCRMSLCKGFTQGGSNADVLIADAYLKNVSDVDWATAYEAVVKDAEVEPANWNVEGRGGLQSWKTLGYIPTDDYDPYGIGTHTRSISRTVEYAYNDFCIAALAKRLGHDADFEKYIQRSTNWQNMFKEDQRSYINGLDTGFAGFLQPRYLNGTWGFQDPIFCSPLYNFTSCYLNPAGHETYEGSCWLYTFYVPHDMASLITRLGGPETFTSRLSYLHDSGILYVGDEQAFLPAFQFHYSGRPGLSAARAHFYIPSQFNATIPGIPGNDDGGAMGAFAVLSMMGLFPVHGQDVYLITPPFFKEVSIRNQVTGKVATVRNTNFDPSYKAIYIQSAKRDGKPWTKNWISHDFFVDGGVLELELGPAESAWGTHVEDLPPSLGGYRM, encoded by the exons ATGGCATCTTCCTGGTCGAAGGGAGTTCCGCTGGCCGTGCTCAGTGCACTTGTTGCATCAACATTCGTGCATGGTCACCAGAACAGAGATTCGAACTTTGACGTGTTGGACTATGTTGACCCGCTCATTGGGACGTCAAATGGTGGCCATTCCTTCGCCGGAGCGACACTGCCCTTTGGCATGGCCAAAGCAGTAGCAGACACGCAAGGCGAGAATCAAGCTGGCTTCGCATACGACACCCAGGTGGTGACCGGCTTTAGCCATATGCACGACAGCGGAACTGGTGGATCACCATCCTTGGGCAATTTCCCCCTCTTTGCTCATGCGAGCTGTCCGGGGGATGACCTCAATCAATGCAAGtggcagcagcctgatcGGGCGGTTGCGTGGGTGCCAAACTCCCCCAAAGCCCGACCAGGCTACTTTAGCATCGCATTGGAGAATGGCGTAAATGCCGAGATGACAGTGACGAACCGGTCAGCCTTGTATCGGTTCAAATTCAGCGGCGCCTCCGGACCGCTCAGCCCGGTGATTCTAGTCGACTTGATCGACCTGCCCCAGTCCCGCACGAACGGTACCGCCTCGGTGGACCCATTGACGGGACGATTGACCGGTAACGGCACTTTCAATCCGAGCTTTGGGATAGGCAGCTACGTTCTTCACTTTTGTGCTGATTTCAAAGGCGCCGAACTCCGTGACACGGGCGTGTGGCTGAAAACCCGGGCGGGTACGAACCAAACGACAGTCTCGGTGACTCCGGATGGCACAAACACCGCGTCGACTCTTTCTGCTGGAACTTTTGCCCGATTCCATGCCCCAGCCGACAAAACCATTTTGGCCAGGGTTGGGGTGAGCTTCATCAGCGTCGAACAAGCATGTTCCAATGCAGAAAGAGAGCAGCCGgactttgactttgacgGCACGGTATCTGCGGCCGAAAAAGCATGGAGAGAGAAGTTGCAGGTGATTGAGGTTGACGCAGAGAGCGTCTCTGCTGATCTTCAGAAAGTGTTTTGGAGCGGAGTGTACCGTACCATGATCAGTCCCCAGGATTACACGGGAGAGAATCCGCTGTGGCAGAGTGAGGAGCCGTACTACGACAGCTACTATTGCATCTGGGACTCATATCGTGGGGTGCATCAGTTGCTCACATTGCTCGACCCTATCTCGCAGTCACGGATGATCCGGAGTCTGGTAGACATTTACCGCCACGAGGGATATCTCCCAGACTGCCGCATGTCGCTGTGCAAGGGGTTCACTCAGGGAGGCTCCAACGCCGACGTTCTCATTGCTGACGCATATCTCAAGAACGTCAGTGATGTAGACTGGGCTACCGCTTATGAAGCTGTGGTCAAGGACGCAGAAGTCGAGCCAGCCAACTGGAATGTAGAAGGCCGAGGGGGCCTCCAGAGCTGGAAGACCCTCGGGTATATCCCGACCGATGATTATGATCCGTATGGGATTGGCACGCATACGCGCAGTATCTCGCGGACGGTGGAGTACGCGTACAATGACTTTTGCATTGCGGCGCTGGCCAAGCGGCTGGGCCATGACGCCGACTTTGAAAAGTACATTCAACGCTCGACTAACTGGCAGAACATGTTTAAAGAGGATCAGAGGTCGTACATCAACGGGTTGGACACAGGCTTTGCCGGGTTCCTACAGCCGCGCTACCTCAACGGAACATGGGGATTCCAGGATCCGATCTTTTGTAGTCCGCTGTACAACTTTACCTCGTGCTATCTCAATCCCGCTGGACACGAGACCTACGAGGGGAGCTGCTGGCTCTACACATT CTACGTACCGCACGATATGGCCTCTCTCATCACCCGTCTCGGCGGTCCAGAGACATTCACCTCGCGACTGTCTTACCTGCATGATTCGGGGATTCTCTACGTGGGCGACGAACAAGCTTTCCTGCCGGCTTTCCAATTCCACTATTCCGGCCGACCTGGCCTCTCCGCTGCGCGAGCACACTTCTACATCCCATCCCAGTTCAACGCAACCATCCCAGGAATCCCGGGGAACGACGACGGCGGCGCGATGGGCGCATTCGCCGTGCTGAGCATGATGGGTCTCTTTCCGGTCCACGGACAGGACGTCTACCTGATCACtccgccattcttcaaggAGGTCAGCATCCGCAACCAGGTGACGGGCAAGGTGGCAACCGTGCGGAACACCAATTTCGACCCCAGCTACAAGGCGATCTACATCCAAAGTGCGAAACGCGACGGCAAGCCCTGGACGAAGAACTGGATCTCGCATGATTTTTTCGTGGACGGGGGCGTTCTGGAACTTGAGCTGGGGCCGGCTGAGAGCGCTTGGGGCACCCATGTGGAGGATTTACCTCCGAGTCTAGGCGGCTACAGGATGTAG
- a CDS encoding sulfotransferase family protein produces METFKETLKETLYNLPKPPARTRTKPMQVICVGLPRSATESLAVALRQLGLTPYHGWDISFEENAGYIEGWAKLARAKWNGKEDGEFRVSRAEFDALLGHCDAVVDTAASFFAAELVEAYPEALVILNTRKDMDAWHRSAIKTLLEEIADRWFLWVMRLFCADLFWLWELFVTHGYPGLFRGKSARTAIAKNGRWVYREYCAMIRGLVAPQRLLEWSVEDGWEPLCEFLQKDVPTEAFPRTNDPTKFAGNVERVLKPRYMRAFRNLVLTVSSTVVLTTAIVLGVRGGGVSLNSIRDAGLFSL; encoded by the exons ATGGAAACCTTCAAGGAAACCCTCAAGGAGACCCTTTACAACCTCCCGAAGCCACCGGCTCGCACCCGCACCAAGCCCATGCAGGTGATCTGCGTCGGCCTCCCGCGGTCCGCCACAGAGAGCCTGGCCGTCGCGCTGCGGCAGCTTGGTCTAACCCCATACCACGGGTGGGACATCTCCTTCGAAGAGAACGCGGGGTACATCGAGGGATGGGCGAAACTGGCGCGGGCAAAATGGAACGGAAAGGAGGACGGCGAGTTCCGCGTGTCGCGTGCAGAATTCGACGCGCTGCTGGGACACTGCGATGCGGTGGTGGATACAGCGGCGTCGTTCTTCGCGGCTGAGCTGGTGGAGGCGTATCCCGAGGCGTTGGTGATCTTGAACACGAGGAAGGACATGGATGCGTGGCATCGCAGTGCCATCAAGActctgctggaggagattgcGGACCGCTGGTTCCTGTGGGTGATGCGGCTGTTTTGTGCGGATCTCTTCTGGCTGTGGGAGCTGTTTGTCACGCATGGCTATCCGGGGCTGTTTCGCGGGAAGTCGGCGCGCACGGCCATCGCGAAGAACGGGAGATGGGTGTATCGCGAGTATTGTGCCATGATCCGGGGGCTGGTGGCTCCTCAGCGACTGCTGGAATGGAGTGTTGAGGATGGATGGGAGCCATTGTGCGAG TTTCTACAAAAAGATGTGCCTACAGAAGCATTCCCCAGAACCAACGATCCGACTAAATTCGCGGGTAATGTGGAACGAGTGCTCAAGCCACGGTATATGAGGGCATTCCGCAACTTGGTGCTGACGGTGAGTTCGACGGTGGTGTTGACCACCGCGATTGTGCTGGGCGTGCGTGGGGGAGGAGTGAGCCTGAACTCGATTCGAGACGCTGGTCTGTTTAGTCTCTAG
- a CDS encoding ferric reductase family protein encodes MLSSRAHYMDIPDSGPGVEHHWGYYNRQLPCTTDKGKCDYLDTVYHSHDLSILYSAILWGVILGVLVLCALRRLIRVRRTSHPCPQDAETGKNPPQSFIYRCQQSLKSAYHRHLLRGWLPGIFGHTTGFNILVLLILIAYLTIFSFVGIVYKTWYSPVKGYPNLHQTRVGLGPWADRLGVLAYALTPLAVLLSTRESLLSLLTGIPHHHFLFLHRWLGYIIYIQAVLHTIGWTVIEGKLYQPQPSTWNEFIAQEYMIWGVVAMILLSFLVFCSAQWCVRLTGYEFFRKSHYVVAMVYVGACWGHWAMLSCWMIASLTVWLLDRGVRLLRTALLHTTASGNLRMHIPSAQITSFPNDTDSDVIRLDFTLSYHPWSIGQHFYLCFPDLSIWQSHPMTPCSVPTPGREQTHTYIIRAKAGLTRQLALLARSDQPSTSIVLAGPYGQSILSTELLQKDVNILCIAGGTGVTFVLPVLLQLSRQTGFASRRGLVEFIWVIRRKADMECLQSEMDELVAAAELCANFRSRVFVTREGDASTQAKAQDLEKKVLVSDAMQRTESTASQDGEAPFTVQCMGSNSGDGGFAGVDRHPDVASHVTDFVARTVRGPTRVLASGPTGLVTDLRRAIAACNDPGRVWRGEERYDVQLVHDDRLEW; translated from the coding sequence ATGCTCTCCTCACGCGCCCACTATATGGACATCCCCGATTCCGGCCCCGGGGTCGAGCATCACTGGGGTTACTACAACCGCCAACTCCCATGCACCACCGACAAGGGCAAATGCGACTATCTCGACACGGTGTATCATTCGCATGATCTGTCCATTCTCTACAGTGCCATTCTCTGGGGTGTAATTCTCGGTGTGTTGGTGCTCTGCGCGTTGAGACGGCTCATCCGCGTCCGTCGCACATCGCATCCTTGCCCTCAAGATGCAGAGACGGGAAAGAATCCGCCTCAGAGCTTCATCTACCGCTGTCAACAATCCCTCAAATCAGCCTACCaccgccatcttcttcgaggatGGCTCCCCGGCATATTCGGCCACACAACCggcttcaacatcctcgtcctGCTCATCCTAATCGCCTAcctcaccatcttctcctttgtcGGCATCGTCTACAAAACCTGGTACAGCCCCGTCAAAGGCTATCCCAACCTGCATCAGACCCGCGTGGGGCTCGGGCCCTGGGCGGACCGGCTCGGAGTGCTAGCCTATGCCCTCACTCCGCTGGCCGTCCTCCTGTCCACGCGCGAGTCCCTTCTCTCGCTGCTGACCGGCATCCCGCACCAccacttcctcttcctccaccgcTGGCTCGGTTACATCATTTACATTCAGGCCGTCCTGCACACCATCGGCTGGACCGTCATCGAGGGCAAGCTCTACCAACCGCAGCCCTCCACGTGGAACGAGTTCATCGCACAAGAGTACATGATCTGGGGGGTCGTCGCCATGATCTTGCTTTCGTTCTTGGTTTTCTGCTCCGCGCAATGGTGCGTCCGATTGACGGGGTACGAATTCTTCCGCAAGTCGCACTATGTCGTGGCCATGGTCTATGTCGGCGCCTGCTGGGGCCACTGGGCCATGCTGTCCTGCTGGATGATCGCCTCGTTGACAGTCTGGCTGTTAGACCGGGGTGTGCGTCTCCTGCGCACTGCCCTCCTACATACCACCGCGTCGGGCAACCTGCGCATGCACATCCCCTCGGCGCAAATAACCTCCTTCCCCAACGACACAGACAGCGACGTCATCAGACTCGATTTCACCCTCTCGTACCACCCCTGGTCCATCGGCCAGCACTTCTACCTCTGCTTCCCAGACCTCAGTATCTGGCAATCCCACCCCATGACGCCCTGCAGCGTCCCTACACCCGGCCGCGAGCAAACACACACATACATCATCCGCGCGAAGGCCGGCCTGACGCGCCAGCTCGCTCTTCTGGCCCGAAGCGACCAGCCCTCAACATCCATTGTGCTGGCCGGACCATACGGCCAGTCCATCCTAAGCACTGAACTCCTGCAAAAGGACGTCAACATCCTCTGCATCGCAGGCGGCACAGGCGTGACTTTCGTCCTGCCCGTCCTACTTCAACTATCCCGCCAGACAGGCTTCGCGTCCCGAAGGGGTCTAGTCGAATTCATCTGGGTCATCCGCCGCAAGGCAGATATGGAGTGTCTCCAGTCCGAGATGGACGAGCTGGTGGCTGCCGCGGAGCTGTGCGCCAATTTCCGGAGTAGGGTGTTTGTCACGCGTGAGGGCGACGCCAGCACCCAGGCCAAAGCGCaggacttggagaagaaagtCCTCGTCAGCGACGCCATGCAGCGGACTGAGTCTACTGCCTCCCAAGACGGGGAGGCGCCATTTACCGTGCAATGCATGGGCTCCAACTCCGGTGACGGTGGCTTTGCCGGGGTGGATCGACATCCTGATGTTGCCTCACATGTTACTGATTTCGTGGCGAGGACGGTACGCGGCCCCACGCGCGTGCTTGCTAGTGGTCCGACGGGACTTGTGACAGATTTGCGGAGGGCGATTGCGGCTTGTAATGACCCTGGCCGGGTATGGAGGGGTGAGGAGCGGTACGATGTGCAGCTGGTGCATGATGATCGGTTGGAGTGGTAG